Proteins co-encoded in one Kocuria flava genomic window:
- a CDS encoding TetR/AcrR family transcriptional regulator, with protein MKQQSDEGATAPAVEDGRSSRWARHRAQRRLELIRTARAAVDELGPQASMEEIASACSTSKSVYYRYFGDKTGLQRAVGEYTVTRMRDRLRDAARAAGTFEGTVEAMVAEYLLSIERSPAVYRFVVGAVPETGRGERHRHDRRTRTGRQEEAGERPDGTGGAAGGAQRYLIQEFTDAVAALLAEAHVRHSPAEHCLPEPMLSYWAASTIGMVRGAGEAWMSTPAGTERPSRQRMTELILGWAVHGLRPAGDPGAPAAPDPDHRGPGG; from the coding sequence GTGAAACAGCAATCCGACGAGGGCGCCACCGCCCCGGCCGTCGAGGACGGCCGCTCCTCCCGCTGGGCCCGGCACCGCGCGCAGCGCCGGCTCGAGCTGATCCGCACGGCCCGCGCGGCCGTCGACGAGCTCGGCCCGCAGGCGTCCATGGAGGAGATCGCCTCCGCGTGCAGCACGTCCAAGTCCGTGTACTACCGGTACTTCGGGGACAAGACCGGGCTGCAGCGGGCCGTGGGCGAGTACACCGTCACCCGGATGCGCGACCGCCTCCGGGACGCCGCCCGGGCCGCCGGCACCTTCGAGGGCACGGTCGAGGCGATGGTCGCCGAGTACCTGCTGAGCATCGAGCGCTCGCCGGCGGTGTACCGCTTCGTCGTCGGGGCCGTTCCCGAAACGGGGCGGGGCGAGCGCCACCGCCACGACCGGCGCACCCGCACCGGCCGCCAGGAGGAGGCCGGCGAGCGCCCCGACGGGACCGGCGGGGCCGCGGGCGGGGCGCAGCGCTACCTCATCCAGGAGTTCACGGACGCGGTCGCGGCCCTGCTCGCGGAGGCGCACGTGCGCCACTCCCCCGCCGAGCACTGCCTGCCCGAGCCGATGCTCAGCTACTGGGCCGCCTCGACCATCGGCATGGTCCGCGGCGCCGGGGAGGCCTGGATGTCCACCCCGGCCGGCACGGAGCGCCCCTCCCGGCAGCGGATGACCGAGCTGATCCTGGGCTGGGCCGTCCACGGGCTGCGCCCCGCCGGGGACCCCGGCGCCCCCGCGGCCCCCGACCCCGACCACCGGGGCCCCGGCGGCTGA
- a CDS encoding acetyl-CoA C-acetyltransferase: MTETPRPAEQTETTAEHTVPAAAERTGVARRAVVVGGNRIPFARAHGAYASASNQEMLTAALDGLAARCGLAGERIGEVAAGAVLKHPKDFNLTREAVLGSVLDPRTPAFDVQQACATGMEAVSTLVNKIRLGQIDSGIAGGVDSASDAPIVVGEGLRQVLLELNRARSTGQKLKALSRLRPGDLKPAAPGTGEPRTGLSMGEHQALTTARWEISRQAQDELAAASHRNLAAAWERGFFDDLATPFRGLARDNNLRPDSTVDKLAGLKPVFGRSLDAEATMTAGNSTALTDGASTVLLSSVEWAEEHRLPVLADVVDVEAAAVDFVHGDEGLLMAGAYAVPRLLARQGLSLEDFDLVEIHEAFASTVLSTLAAWEDERFGRERLGLDGAFGTVDRSRLNVAGSSLAAGHPFAATGGRIVATLAKLLRERAERTGRPARGLISVCAAGGLGVTAVLEAR; the protein is encoded by the coding sequence GTGACCGAGACCCCCCGCCCCGCCGAGCAGACCGAGACCACCGCCGAGCACACCGTTCCCGCCGCGGCCGAGCGCACCGGCGTGGCCCGCCGCGCGGTCGTCGTCGGCGGCAACCGCATCCCGTTCGCCCGCGCCCACGGGGCCTACGCCTCCGCGAGCAACCAGGAGATGCTCACCGCCGCCCTCGACGGGCTCGCCGCCCGCTGCGGCCTGGCCGGCGAGCGCATCGGCGAGGTCGCCGCCGGAGCCGTGCTCAAGCACCCCAAGGACTTCAACCTCACCCGCGAGGCCGTGCTCGGCTCCGTCCTGGACCCGCGCACCCCGGCCTTCGACGTCCAGCAGGCCTGCGCCACCGGCATGGAGGCCGTCTCGACGCTCGTGAACAAGATCCGGCTGGGCCAGATCGACTCCGGCATCGCCGGCGGCGTCGACTCCGCCTCGGACGCCCCGATCGTGGTGGGCGAGGGGCTGCGCCAGGTGCTGCTCGAGCTCAACCGGGCCCGCAGCACCGGCCAGAAGCTCAAGGCGCTCTCCCGGCTGCGCCCGGGCGACCTCAAGCCCGCGGCCCCCGGCACCGGCGAGCCCCGCACGGGGCTGTCCATGGGCGAGCACCAGGCCCTGACCACCGCCCGCTGGGAGATCTCCCGGCAGGCCCAGGACGAGCTCGCCGCCGCGAGCCACCGCAATCTGGCCGCCGCGTGGGAGCGCGGCTTCTTCGACGACCTGGCCACCCCGTTCCGCGGGCTCGCCCGCGACAACAACCTGCGCCCCGACAGCACCGTGGACAAGCTCGCCGGGCTCAAGCCGGTCTTCGGCCGCTCCCTGGACGCCGAGGCCACGATGACCGCCGGCAACTCCACCGCCCTGACCGACGGCGCCTCCACCGTGCTGCTGTCCTCGGTCGAGTGGGCCGAGGAGCACCGGCTGCCCGTGCTCGCCGACGTCGTGGACGTCGAGGCCGCCGCCGTCGACTTCGTCCACGGCGACGAGGGCCTGCTGATGGCCGGCGCCTACGCCGTGCCCCGGCTGCTGGCCCGCCAGGGCCTGTCCCTCGAGGACTTCGACCTGGTCGAGATCCACGAGGCCTTCGCCTCGACCGTGCTCTCGACCCTCGCCGCCTGGGAGGACGAGCGCTTCGGGCGCGAGCGCCTGGGCCTCGACGGCGCCTTCGGCACGGTCGACCGCTCCCGGCTCAACGTCGCCGGGTCCTCGCTCGCGGCCGGGCACCCCTTCGCCGCGACCGGCGGGCGCATCGTGGCGACCCTCGCCAAGCTGCTGCGCGAGCGCGCCGAGCGGACCGGCCGGCCCGCCCGCGGGCTGATCTCGGTGTGCGCCGCCGGCGGGCTGGGCGTCACCGCCGTGCTCGAGGCCCGCTGA
- a CDS encoding 3-oxoacyl-ACP reductase, whose protein sequence is MTDTYLDLVSTGPGAALAGRLGLPRPVRLRRHDPAAPLVPGPVLVLGRGPDADRIAEALLDWDLDVRRRAEGAGRLGAVLLVLADLEAPGGLQEPALALGAVLRQLAPGGRVVTVSRPAPGVGAGAASATPAAAEPLPPAVAAARQAVVGLLRSVAQELRGGATANGVLLADGVGPTAPGVLGALRFLLSGRSAFVSGQFVTVGGTTGTLPADWEAPLAGRVAAVTGAARGIGAQIARTLAAAGARVVVVDVPAAGEPLAALANELHAVALQLDVTDEHAGRRVLAAARERFGHLDVVVHNAGITRDKLLANMDEARWASVLAVNLEAQLRMNEQLLAGEGLGEAPRIVCLASTSGIAGNRGQTNYAASKAGVIGMVAAAAPLLAARGGAINAVAPGFVETEMTARIPAARRQVARRLNALQQGGLPVDVAEAVLYLASGAAAGVNGQTLRVCGQNLVGA, encoded by the coding sequence GTGACGGACACCTATCTCGACCTCGTCAGCACCGGCCCCGGCGCCGCCCTCGCCGGCCGGCTCGGGCTGCCCCGCCCCGTGCGGCTGCGCCGCCACGACCCCGCGGCCCCGCTCGTGCCCGGCCCGGTCCTCGTGCTGGGCCGCGGCCCCGACGCGGACCGGATCGCCGAGGCGCTGCTGGACTGGGACCTCGACGTCCGCCGCCGCGCCGAGGGCGCCGGGCGCCTGGGCGCCGTGCTGCTCGTGCTCGCCGACCTCGAGGCCCCCGGCGGGCTGCAGGAGCCGGCCCTCGCCCTCGGCGCGGTGCTGCGCCAGCTGGCCCCCGGCGGGCGCGTGGTCACCGTCTCCCGGCCCGCCCCGGGCGTCGGCGCGGGCGCGGCCTCGGCGACCCCCGCGGCCGCCGAGCCGCTCCCGCCCGCGGTCGCCGCGGCCCGCCAGGCCGTCGTGGGCCTGCTGCGCTCGGTGGCCCAGGAGCTGCGCGGCGGGGCCACCGCCAACGGGGTCCTGCTCGCCGACGGCGTCGGCCCCACGGCTCCCGGCGTGCTCGGAGCGCTGCGCTTCCTGCTCTCCGGGCGCAGCGCGTTCGTCTCCGGGCAGTTCGTGACGGTCGGCGGGACCACCGGGACCCTGCCCGCCGACTGGGAGGCCCCGCTCGCCGGCCGGGTCGCCGCCGTCACCGGCGCCGCCCGGGGCATCGGCGCGCAGATCGCGCGCACGCTCGCCGCCGCCGGCGCCCGCGTCGTCGTCGTCGACGTCCCCGCCGCCGGCGAGCCGCTGGCCGCCCTGGCCAACGAGCTGCACGCGGTGGCCCTCCAGCTCGACGTCACGGACGAGCACGCCGGGCGGCGGGTCCTGGCCGCGGCCCGCGAGCGCTTCGGGCACCTCGACGTGGTGGTGCACAACGCCGGGATCACCCGGGACAAGCTGCTGGCCAACATGGACGAGGCCCGCTGGGCCTCCGTGCTCGCCGTCAACCTCGAGGCGCAGCTGCGGATGAACGAGCAGCTGCTCGCGGGCGAGGGCCTGGGCGAGGCCCCGCGCATCGTCTGCCTCGCCTCCACGAGCGGGATCGCCGGCAACCGGGGGCAGACCAACTACGCCGCCTCCAAGGCCGGGGTGATCGGGATGGTCGCCGCCGCCGCGCCCCTGCTCGCGGCGCGCGGGGGCGCGATCAACGCCGTGGCCCCGGGGTTCGTCGAGACGGAGATGACCGCACGGATCCCCGCGGCCCGCCGCCAGGTCGCGCGCCGGCTGAACGCGCTGCAGCAGGGCGGGCTGCCGGTGGACGTCGCCGAGGCCGTGCTCTACCTCGCCTCCGGCGCCGCCGCCGGGGTCAACGGCCAGACCCTGCGGGTCTGCGGGCAGAACCTGGTGGGCGCGTGA
- a CDS encoding MaoC/PaaZ C-terminal domain-containing protein, giving the protein MTGPQPGERRQVVLEEAPSLGGLYVRAAAGAAGGALARRLPASLGGDRRGGEPVLPAVEHVVEGVRVDPAGHEAFCRTVGAPRREGPRGPEAFSGHLHALAFPVAMSVLTRPDFPLPVLGMVHLANEVEHRGAVVVGEELTVTARAERLRPHRAGAQVDVVARLAREDGGTVWTGRSTYLAKGVRVPGTAEDRPRREFVPPAPTGTWRLAAGTGRDYAAVSGDWNPIHLSGPSARALGMPGAIAHGMYCASRALAGVAVPAGTAFRWTVEFAAPVPLPGTVAVAVADDGRGPGWRRSDYAGWDPRRRRPHFTGTVERLGP; this is encoded by the coding sequence GTGACGGGCCCGCAGCCGGGGGAGCGCCGGCAGGTCGTGCTCGAGGAGGCCCCCTCCCTCGGCGGGCTCTACGTCCGTGCCGCGGCCGGCGCCGCCGGCGGGGCCCTCGCCCGCCGGCTCCCGGCCTCCCTGGGCGGGGACCGGCGGGGCGGGGAGCCCGTGCTGCCCGCCGTCGAGCACGTCGTCGAGGGCGTGCGCGTCGACCCGGCCGGGCACGAGGCGTTCTGCCGCACCGTCGGCGCCCCGCGGCGGGAGGGCCCGCGCGGACCGGAGGCGTTCTCGGGGCACCTGCACGCCCTCGCCTTCCCCGTGGCCATGAGCGTGCTCACCCGCCCGGACTTCCCGCTGCCCGTGCTCGGCATGGTCCACCTGGCCAACGAGGTCGAGCACCGCGGCGCCGTCGTCGTCGGGGAGGAGCTCACGGTCACGGCCCGCGCCGAGCGGCTGCGCCCGCACCGGGCCGGGGCGCAGGTCGACGTCGTCGCCCGCCTGGCGCGGGAGGACGGCGGAACCGTGTGGACGGGCCGCTCCACCTACCTCGCGAAGGGGGTGCGCGTGCCGGGCACGGCCGAGGACCGCCCGCGCCGGGAGTTCGTCCCGCCGGCCCCGACCGGCACCTGGAGGCTGGCCGCCGGCACGGGACGGGACTACGCCGCCGTGAGCGGGGACTGGAACCCCATCCACCTCTCCGGGCCCTCCGCGCGGGCCCTGGGGATGCCGGGGGCGATCGCCCACGGCATGTACTGCGCCTCCCGCGCCCTCGCCGGCGTCGCCGTCCCCGCCGGGACGGCCTTCCGGTGGACCGTCGAGTTCGCCGCCCCCGTCCCGCTGCCGGGCACGGTGGCCGTGGCGGTCGCCGACGACGGGCGCGGGCCGGGCTGGCGGCGCTCCGACTACGCCGGCTGGGACCCCCGCCGCCGGCGCCCGCACTTCACCGGGACGGTCGAGCGGCTCGGACCGTGA
- a CDS encoding YqjF family protein, whose protein sequence is MSPRPPRPLDPQGPPLPTRRVAEQQWRDACFVHWRTDPALVAPLLPRGVRPDVHDGSAWVGLVPFRMVGAGPPGRGGVPWLGSFLELNVRTYSVDGQGRRGVVFRTLEAERAAVVLGARALLAVPYRWARMRLDREQDDAGRTVLDHRSRRRAGRTRPGSRVRVAVGERLARPGPLEVFLTARFGLHTRAWGRSLWVPNTHAPWPLHRGELLALEDDLVRATGFGDLADRPPDSVLCSPGVRTAFGLPLGLDDPR, encoded by the coding sequence GTGAGCCCCCGCCCGCCCCGGCCGCTGGACCCGCAGGGCCCGCCGCTGCCCACGCGCCGGGTCGCGGAGCAGCAGTGGCGGGACGCGTGCTTCGTGCACTGGCGCACCGACCCCGCGCTGGTGGCCCCGCTGCTGCCGCGCGGGGTCCGGCCCGACGTCCACGACGGCTCCGCCTGGGTGGGCCTGGTCCCGTTCCGCATGGTGGGCGCGGGCCCGCCCGGGCGGGGCGGGGTGCCGTGGCTGGGCAGCTTCCTCGAGCTCAACGTCCGCACCTACTCCGTGGACGGGCAGGGCCGGCGCGGCGTGGTCTTCCGCACCCTCGAGGCCGAGCGCGCCGCCGTCGTGCTGGGGGCCCGGGCCCTGCTGGCGGTGCCCTACCGCTGGGCCCGGATGCGCCTGGACCGGGAGCAGGACGACGCCGGGCGCACCGTCCTCGACCACCGCAGCCGGCGCCGGGCCGGGCGCACCCGCCCGGGCAGCCGGGTGCGCGTGGCCGTGGGGGAGCGCCTCGCGCGGCCCGGGCCCCTCGAGGTGTTCCTCACCGCCCGCTTCGGCCTGCACACCCGGGCGTGGGGCAGGTCCCTGTGGGTGCCCAACACCCACGCGCCGTGGCCGCTGCACCGGGGCGAGCTGCTGGCCCTCGAGGACGACCTCGTCCGCGCCACCGGGTTCGGTGACCTCGCGGACCGGCCCCCGGACAGCGTCCTGTGCTCGCCCGGGGTGCGCACCGCCTTCGGGCTGCCGCTGGGCCTCGACGACCCGCGCTGA
- the ligA gene encoding NAD-dependent DNA ligase LigA, with the protein MSPQQTSTAQPVDASGQDLNPAEPDDALKEEYAELVDRVRAARTAYYVEDAPRISDAEYDALYRRLEELEALHPQIVANDSPTQEVGGEVSAAFAPVEHLARMYSLEDVFSTDELVAWMDKTAAAVAELPGAPAPAWLTELKIDGLAVNLLYRGGELVRAATRGDGTTGEDVTHNVRTIGSIPTVLQGEGIPEEVEVRGEVFISAKDFRALNEAIVAEGRAPFANPRNAAAGSLRQKDPEVTARRRLSMYVHGVGAATGLEAATQSEVYGLLEGWGLPVSPYTKVLASTGEVLELIEEYGRRRHDLIHEIDGIVVKIDDRRTQFRLGHTSRVPRWSVAYKYPPEEVNTTLLDILVNVGRTGRVTPFGLMEPVRVAGSTVEMATLHNQDVVRAKGVLIGDTVVLRKAGDVIPEIVGPVVALRDGSEREFVMPTHCPSCGTELRPAKEGDVDIRCPNARSCPAQLRERVFHAAGRGAFDIEALGYEAALALTAPDEPATPPLTSEAQLFDLTPEDLREVRIRREKRRKGEPTGETELVPYFWTKGTAKKPSEPTATTRKLFEELEKAKSQPLWRVLVALSVRHVGPTAARSLATAFGSMQAIRDADEQTLAGVDGVGPTIAAAVTEWFAEPWRCEIVERWAAAGVRMEDEVDASLPRTLEGVTVVVTGSLERYSRDSAKEAVLQRGGKASGSVSRRTDFLVAGENAGTKLDKAEQLGVPVLDEAGFELLLARGPEAFAGDGDDDDTPPPPGAGQDAAAETTDDEDGK; encoded by the coding sequence GTGAGCCCACAGCAGACCAGCACCGCGCAGCCCGTCGACGCCTCCGGCCAGGACCTCAACCCGGCCGAGCCCGACGACGCGCTCAAGGAGGAGTACGCCGAGCTCGTCGACCGGGTCCGCGCCGCCCGCACGGCCTACTACGTCGAGGACGCCCCGCGGATCTCCGACGCCGAGTACGACGCCCTGTACCGCCGGCTCGAGGAGCTCGAGGCCCTGCACCCGCAGATCGTCGCCAACGACTCGCCCACCCAGGAGGTCGGCGGCGAGGTCTCGGCCGCGTTCGCCCCGGTCGAGCACCTGGCCCGCATGTACTCCCTCGAGGACGTCTTCTCCACCGACGAGCTCGTGGCCTGGATGGACAAGACCGCCGCCGCGGTCGCCGAGCTGCCCGGCGCACCGGCCCCCGCGTGGCTGACCGAGCTGAAGATCGACGGCCTCGCCGTGAACCTGCTCTACCGCGGGGGCGAGCTCGTGCGTGCCGCGACCCGCGGGGACGGGACCACCGGCGAGGACGTCACCCACAACGTGCGCACCATCGGCTCGATCCCCACCGTGCTCCAGGGCGAGGGGATCCCCGAGGAGGTCGAGGTCCGCGGCGAGGTCTTCATCTCCGCGAAGGACTTCCGCGCCCTCAACGAGGCCATCGTCGCGGAGGGCCGGGCACCGTTCGCGAACCCGCGCAACGCCGCGGCCGGGTCGCTGCGGCAGAAGGACCCGGAGGTCACGGCCCGGCGCCGGCTGTCGATGTACGTCCACGGCGTGGGCGCCGCCACGGGCTTGGAGGCCGCGACCCAGTCCGAGGTCTACGGCCTGCTCGAGGGCTGGGGCCTGCCCGTGAGCCCCTACACGAAGGTGCTGGCCTCCACCGGGGAGGTGCTCGAGCTCATCGAGGAGTACGGCCGGCGCCGCCACGACCTCATCCACGAGATCGACGGCATCGTGGTGAAGATCGACGACCGCCGCACCCAGTTCCGCCTGGGCCACACCTCCCGCGTGCCCCGCTGGTCGGTGGCCTACAAGTACCCGCCGGAGGAGGTCAACACGACGCTGCTCGACATCCTCGTCAACGTGGGGCGCACCGGCCGCGTCACCCCCTTCGGGCTCATGGAGCCCGTGCGCGTGGCCGGCTCCACCGTGGAGATGGCCACCCTGCACAACCAGGACGTGGTGCGGGCCAAGGGCGTGCTCATCGGGGACACGGTCGTGCTGCGCAAGGCCGGGGACGTCATCCCCGAGATCGTCGGGCCCGTGGTCGCCCTGCGCGACGGCAGCGAGCGGGAGTTCGTGATGCCCACGCACTGCCCCTCCTGCGGCACCGAGCTGCGCCCCGCCAAGGAGGGGGACGTCGACATCCGCTGCCCCAACGCCCGCAGCTGCCCGGCCCAGCTGCGCGAGCGCGTCTTCCACGCCGCCGGGCGCGGGGCCTTCGACATCGAGGCCCTCGGCTACGAGGCCGCCCTCGCCCTGACCGCCCCGGACGAGCCCGCGACGCCCCCGCTGACCAGCGAGGCCCAGCTGTTCGACCTCACCCCGGAGGACCTGCGCGAGGTGCGGATCCGCCGGGAGAAGCGCCGGAAGGGCGAGCCCACGGGCGAGACCGAGCTCGTGCCCTACTTCTGGACCAAGGGCACCGCCAAGAAGCCCTCCGAGCCGACGGCCACCACCCGCAAGCTCTTCGAGGAGCTCGAGAAGGCCAAGTCCCAGCCCCTGTGGCGCGTGCTCGTGGCCCTGTCCGTCCGGCACGTGGGCCCCACCGCCGCCCGCTCCCTGGCCACCGCCTTCGGGTCGATGCAGGCCATCCGCGACGCCGACGAGCAGACCCTCGCCGGGGTGGACGGGGTGGGCCCGACCATCGCCGCCGCGGTGACCGAGTGGTTCGCCGAGCCCTGGCGCTGCGAGATCGTGGAGCGCTGGGCCGCCGCCGGGGTCCGGATGGAGGACGAGGTCGACGCGTCCCTCCCGCGCACCCTCGAGGGCGTCACGGTCGTGGTGACCGGCTCGCTCGAGCGCTACAGCCGCGACTCCGCCAAGGAGGCCGTGCTGCAGCGCGGTGGGAAGGCCTCGGGATCGGTCTCGCGCCGGACCGACTTCCTGGTGGCCGGGGAGAACGCGGGCACCAAGCTGGACAAGGCCGAGCAGCTCGGCGTGCCCGTCCTCGACGAGGCCGGCTTCGAGCTGCTCCTCGCCCGGGGGCCGGAGGCCTTCGCCGGCGACGGGGACGACGACGACACCCCGCCGCCGCCCGGCGCCGGGCAGGACGCGGCCGCGGAGACGACGGACGACGAGGACGGGAAGTGA
- a CDS encoding inositol monophosphatase family protein — protein sequence MGRHDDVLEGLGPSGHELEELLDTALAAAAAGAEVLRGRDGAHLDVSGKAEEGDWVTRFDVAAEQAVLRAILDRRPHDTVTGEESGTHRPDAPSGIRWSVDPLDGTTNFIRDIVYYCTSVAASDAEGNWLVGVVDAPALGRTYYAVRGAGAWVERDGASRRLSGPVPGRPGRLYGTGFAYDPERRERQIDTFLRSMRQYTDMRRLGSAALDLCMVAEGTLDGYAEQGLHEHDWAAGALIAEEAGALVERPDLPAAADGPVPVAARLAEWITARERGIPG from the coding sequence ATGGGACGCCACGACGACGTGCTGGAGGGCCTGGGCCCAAGCGGCCACGAGCTCGAGGAGCTGCTGGACACGGCGCTGGCCGCCGCCGCCGCGGGGGCCGAGGTGCTGCGCGGGCGCGACGGCGCGCACCTGGACGTCAGCGGCAAGGCCGAGGAGGGCGACTGGGTCACCCGCTTCGACGTCGCCGCCGAGCAGGCCGTGCTCCGCGCGATCCTGGACCGGCGCCCGCACGACACCGTCACCGGCGAGGAGTCCGGCACCCACCGGCCCGATGCGCCCTCGGGCATCCGCTGGTCCGTGGACCCGCTGGACGGGACCACCAACTTCATCCGCGACATCGTCTACTACTGCACCTCCGTGGCCGCCTCCGACGCCGAGGGCAACTGGCTCGTGGGCGTCGTCGACGCCCCCGCCCTGGGGCGGACGTACTACGCCGTGCGCGGGGCCGGGGCCTGGGTCGAGCGCGACGGCGCGTCCCGCCGCCTCTCCGGGCCGGTGCCGGGCCGCCCGGGCCGGCTCTACGGGACGGGCTTCGCCTACGACCCCGAGCGCCGGGAACGCCAGATCGATACTTTCTTGCGATCGATGAGGCAGTACACAGACATGCGGCGTCTGGGTTCGGCGGCCCTCGACCTGTGCATGGTCGCCGAGGGCACCCTCGACGGCTACGCCGAGCAGGGGCTGCACGAGCACGACTGGGCCGCCGGCGCGCTCATCGCCGAGGAGGCCGGCGCCCTCGTGGAGCGCCCCGACCTGCCTGCCGCGGCCGACGGCCCGGTGCCCGTCGCGGCCCGCCTGGCCGAGTGGATCACCGCACGTGAGCGGGGGATCCCGGGCTGA
- a CDS encoding transglycosylase family protein, with the protein MTNTTAVRRNVRRGAAALLLGGTAVGAMALPANAAPTSTWDALAQCESGGNWNINTGNGFSGGLQFTPSTWAAFGGTGAPQNATKAQQIAVAENVLEGQGWGAWPACSAKLGLSGAANPSENPMGTASTVAPQSVQAPAPIEAPAPAPAAVQAPAPVEAPAPAPAPAPAPAAVEYVAPAATAAPAASGETYTVVAGDTLSIIAEKLGLESWEALHAANADVVADPNLIFPGQVLQLPA; encoded by the coding sequence ATGACCAACACCACTGCTGTTCGTCGCAACGTCCGTCGCGGTGCCGCCGCCCTCCTGCTCGGCGGGACCGCCGTCGGCGCCATGGCCCTGCCGGCCAACGCCGCCCCGACCTCCACCTGGGACGCCCTGGCGCAGTGCGAGTCCGGTGGCAACTGGAACATCAACACCGGCAACGGCTTCTCCGGTGGCCTGCAGTTCACCCCGTCCACCTGGGCCGCCTTCGGCGGCACTGGCGCTCCCCAGAACGCCACCAAGGCGCAGCAGATCGCCGTGGCCGAGAACGTCCTCGAGGGCCAGGGCTGGGGCGCGTGGCCCGCCTGCTCGGCCAAGCTCGGCCTGAGCGGTGCGGCCAACCCCTCCGAGAACCCGATGGGCACCGCCTCCACCGTGGCCCCGCAGTCCGTGCAGGCCCCGGCCCCGATCGAGGCGCCCGCCCCGGCTCCCGCCGCCGTGCAGGCCCCCGCCCCCGTCGAGGCCCCGGCGCCCGCTCCGGCCCCGGCTCCGGCCCCCGCCGCCGTCGAGTACGTGGCCCCGGCCGCGACCGCCGCCCCGGCCGCCTCGGGCGAGACCTACACCGTGGTCGCCGGCGACACCCTGTCGATCATCGCCGAGAAGCTCGGCCTCGAGAGCTGGGAGGCCCTGCACGCCGCCAACGCGGACGTCGTGGCCGATCCCAACCTGATCTTCCCGGGCCAGGTCCTGCAGCTGCCGGCCTGA
- the gatC gene encoding Asp-tRNA(Asn)/Glu-tRNA(Gln) amidotransferase subunit GatC — protein MSAITREQVAHLAKLAHIEMTEEELAAMAGELDLVVDSVASVSEAAGPDVPATSHPIPLHNVFREDVVGPTLTAEEALGGAPDRAEGKFKVPAILDEE, from the coding sequence ATGTCCGCGATCACCCGCGAGCAGGTCGCCCACCTGGCGAAGCTCGCGCACATCGAGATGACCGAGGAGGAGCTGGCGGCCATGGCCGGGGAGCTCGACCTCGTCGTCGACTCGGTGGCGTCCGTCAGCGAGGCCGCCGGGCCCGACGTCCCGGCCACGAGCCACCCGATCCCGCTGCACAACGTCTTCCGCGAGGACGTGGTGGGCCCGACCCTCACGGCCGAGGAGGCCCTCGGCGGCGCCCCCGACCGCGCCGAGGGCAAGTTCAAGGTTCCCGCCATCCTGGACGAGGAGTAG